Proteins encoded within one genomic window of Streptomyces profundus:
- a CDS encoding YihY/virulence factor BrkB family protein, whose product MTEARTPDRPDADPRDPEGAGGGSRRWWLALRRTPVSLWRDDIDHWAAALTYYSVLAIFPTLFVALSLLNFAHPAAGPELIGHVSALVPANSREDVYNALTDVAEPGSGVWLLTVIGAASAVLAAYNYLSIFRRVLHAMHGVADQRPPLRAIPRTTLTALGLLGLLVASAAALILTSGAVRAIGRILGMGEGGTTAWTVLKWPLLVVLVATLVLMLFRTGPDRARPPYRGLPGGALAVTLWLVASAGFALYASQVTTYNRLYGSLAGIVVFLVWLWVSNLALLSGAQFNAELAKSARGSLTATGTEEAKRNRFVPVGAPPAGRPRKGGTERNGVVPEGSPQGDRASENERERNGVVPGGPPSAQGTPEGQRERNGLVPGGPAPAPPPSPPPNMSPPNTSPPNTSPPNAASSPNTSPPNTPSPPNMSPPNTSPPNAASSRPAAGGSAVAGGSAVAGGSAVAGGSAVGGDAAGSDAADSGGGDGAIRVPPPPAFPPLPLRPPAPPRPTVPPPPSAPPAIPPPPFPQPAGVASRSASANEG is encoded by the coding sequence GTGACCGAAGCACGAACCCCGGACCGGCCCGACGCCGATCCGCGTGACCCGGAAGGTGCGGGGGGCGGGAGCCGCCGCTGGTGGCTGGCGCTCCGCCGCACCCCGGTGTCGCTGTGGCGGGACGACATCGACCACTGGGCCGCCGCCCTCACCTACTACTCGGTGCTGGCGATCTTCCCCACGCTCTTTGTCGCGCTCTCACTGCTCAACTTCGCTCATCCGGCGGCAGGACCCGAACTGATCGGGCATGTCAGCGCGCTGGTTCCGGCCAACTCCCGGGAGGACGTCTACAACGCGCTGACCGATGTGGCCGAACCCGGTTCCGGTGTCTGGCTGTTGACGGTGATCGGCGCGGCCAGCGCGGTGCTCGCCGCGTACAACTATCTGAGCATCTTCCGACGGGTGCTGCACGCGATGCACGGCGTCGCCGACCAGCGCCCGCCGCTGCGCGCCATCCCGCGCACCACGCTGACCGCCCTCGGCCTGCTCGGCCTGCTGGTGGCCAGCGCGGCGGCGCTGATCCTGACCAGCGGCGCGGTGCGGGCGATCGGCCGGATACTGGGCATGGGCGAGGGCGGCACCACGGCATGGACGGTCCTCAAATGGCCACTGCTGGTCGTTCTGGTGGCGACGCTGGTGCTCATGCTCTTCCGCACCGGTCCCGACCGGGCCAGGCCGCCCTACCGGGGGCTGCCGGGTGGCGCGTTGGCCGTGACGCTGTGGCTGGTGGCCTCGGCGGGCTTCGCGCTCTATGCCTCGCAGGTCACCACCTACAACCGGCTCTATGGCTCGTTGGCCGGCATCGTGGTCTTCCTGGTGTGGCTCTGGGTGTCGAACCTGGCCCTGCTCTCGGGCGCCCAGTTCAACGCGGAACTGGCCAAGTCGGCGCGGGGATCGCTCACCGCGACCGGCACCGAGGAAGCGAAACGGAACCGTTTCGTACCAGTTGGCGCACCGCCGGCAGGCCGTCCCCGAAAGGGGGGAACGGAACGAAACGGTGTCGTACCCGAGGGGTCACCGCAGGGCGATCGGGCCTCGGAGAACGAACGGGAACGAAACGGTGTCGTACCGGGCGGCCCGCCTTCGGCGCAGGGCACCCCCGAGGGCCAGCGGGAACGAAACGGTCTCGTACCCGGCGGGCCAGCGCCGGCCCCGCCGCCGTCGCCCCCACCAAACATGTCCCCGCCGAACACGTCGCCGCCGAACACATCACCACCGAACGCCGCTTCGTCGCCCAACACATCACCGCCGAACACCCCTTCACCACCAAACATGTCCCCGCCGAACACATCACCGCCGAACGCCGCTTCGTCGCGCCCGGCGGCCGGTGGTTCCGCCGTTGCCGGTGGTTCCGCCGTTGCCGGTGGTTCCGCCGTTGCAGGTGGTTCCGCCGTTGGCGGGGATGCCGCCGGCAGCGACGCGGCCGACTCCGGTGGCGGCGACGGGGCGATACGTGTCCCGCCCCCGCCCGCGTTCCCGCCGCTGCCGTTACGGCCTCCGGCACCGCCCCGCCCCACCGTCCCACCACCCCCCTCGGCCCCGCCCGCGATCCCGCCCCCGCCGTTCCCTCAACCCGCCGGCGTCGCCTCGCGGTCGGCCTCCGCCAACGAGGGGTAG
- a CDS encoding alkene reductase, giving the protein MTNTTLFTPYSLGPLTLPNRLVMAPMTRYRGTEDGDPLPIVATYYAQRASAGLIITEGLWPSVRGQSGWRIPGLQTPAHAAAWRRVTDEVHAAGGRIFAQLMHGGRLGHPGGRIDGSQPAGPSAVAPPERVTLRGGERELAPVPREMTEEDLDIAVADYVNSARLAVGPAGFDGIELHGANSYLLHQFLADNTNLRTDAFGGSPENRTRFPLRVVRAVADAVGGARVALRISPGNPQFGMVEADPGPVYRLLVDALREVDLAYLHLTDNDRYPALEELGPRWSGTLIANVGENGPATTREQGAELLASGRADLVSYGRAFLANPDLPARFAAGAELNAIDTGRLYTRGAEGYTDYPSLAEADREATPAG; this is encoded by the coding sequence ATGACCAACACCACGCTTTTCACTCCGTATTCCCTCGGCCCGCTGACCCTCCCGAACCGGCTGGTCATGGCCCCGATGACACGCTACCGAGGTACCGAGGACGGCGACCCGCTTCCGATCGTCGCCACCTACTACGCGCAGCGCGCCAGCGCCGGACTGATCATCACCGAAGGGCTCTGGCCCAGCGTCCGAGGGCAGAGCGGATGGCGGATCCCCGGCCTTCAGACCCCGGCCCACGCCGCCGCCTGGCGCCGCGTCACCGACGAGGTCCACGCGGCCGGCGGACGGATCTTCGCCCAGCTGATGCACGGGGGACGGCTCGGCCACCCCGGCGGACGCATCGACGGCTCGCAACCGGCGGGACCCTCCGCCGTCGCCCCGCCCGAACGCGTCACCCTGCGCGGCGGCGAACGGGAACTCGCCCCGGTGCCAAGGGAGATGACGGAGGAGGACCTGGACATCGCCGTCGCCGACTATGTCAACTCGGCCCGACTCGCGGTCGGCCCCGCCGGATTCGACGGGATCGAGCTCCACGGTGCCAACAGCTACCTGCTGCACCAGTTCCTCGCCGACAACACCAACCTGCGCACCGACGCCTTCGGCGGTTCCCCCGAGAACCGGACCCGGTTCCCGCTGCGGGTGGTGCGCGCGGTGGCTGACGCGGTGGGCGGCGCACGCGTCGCGCTGCGCATCTCGCCGGGAAACCCGCAGTTCGGGATGGTGGAGGCGGACCCGGGGCCGGTCTACCGACTCCTGGTCGACGCGCTGCGTGAGGTCGACCTCGCCTATCTGCATCTGACCGACAACGACCGCTATCCGGCCCTCGAAGAGCTGGGCCCGCGCTGGTCGGGCACGCTGATCGCCAACGTGGGGGAGAACGGGCCGGCCACCACCAGGGAACAGGGAGCCGAACTGCTCGCCTCCGGCCGCGCCGACCTGGTCTCCTACGGGCGCGCGTTCCTCGCCAACCCCGACCTGCCGGCGCGGTTCGCCGCCGGCGCCGAACTCAACGCGATCGACACCGGGCGGCTCTACACGCGGGGGGCCGAGGGCTACACCGACTACCCCTCGTTGGCGGAGGCCGACCGCGAGGCGACGCCGGCGGGTTGA
- a CDS encoding MerR family transcriptional regulator, whose product MGEGGGAEPRLTIGALARHTGVSERSLRYYEQQGLLVAERSPGGHRRYPERAVHRVIRIQELFAAGMCSSKIEQVLPCLRDEDGGPSGRATPLLMSDLTEHRARLDRLIAELEISREVLDQVIEAAVGNGERG is encoded by the coding sequence ATGGGCGAGGGCGGGGGCGCCGAACCCCGGCTCACCATCGGCGCGTTGGCGCGTCACACCGGGGTGAGCGAGCGGTCGCTGCGCTACTACGAGCAGCAGGGCCTGCTGGTGGCCGAACGTTCGCCCGGCGGGCATCGGCGGTATCCGGAGCGCGCGGTGCACCGGGTGATCCGCATCCAGGAGCTTTTCGCGGCCGGGATGTGCAGTTCGAAGATCGAGCAGGTGCTGCCCTGCCTGCGGGACGAGGACGGCGGCCCCTCCGGCCGTGCGACGCCGCTGCTGATGTCCGATCTGACCGAGCACCGTGCCCGGCTCGACCGGCTGATCGCCGAGTTGGAGATCAGTCGGGAGGTCCTCGACCAGGTGATCGAGGCGGCGGTGGGCAACGGGGAGCGCGGCTGA
- a CDS encoding helix-turn-helix domain-containing protein, translating into MTLRIDISGPPSQRLWFAASPLAELTAMLHVLAEPGHHQRRAGWAADTWAELRPELAERLREAEFLWRSSQADFLIPARPRPTLAEELDDVDRIDDEAYVTAALVATCSSSRVPLARSSPLTDATARERALYLAQAGGARQEAFAERLLADPKVVRAWVRETLEQCAEAFFDAAWAGAAARLATDVRLKNDLLKRQGIGPALASVSGAITLAPGGDRIVIDKLQDRATAPDGSGVTFIPSVFVRPHLVVVQAPGWQPVVQYPVAEPSPSEPVSLETVTARLDAVAHPLRLRLLRTLARGPHTTGELAHAWELTPPEVSRHLAVLRRSGLLTARRDGRYVRYTLNVPDLTALGTDLLAAVLR; encoded by the coding sequence GTGACGTTGAGGATCGACATCAGCGGCCCGCCGTCCCAACGGCTGTGGTTCGCCGCCTCCCCGCTGGCCGAACTGACCGCGATGCTGCATGTGCTGGCCGAACCGGGACACCATCAGCGACGCGCCGGCTGGGCCGCGGACACCTGGGCGGAACTGCGGCCCGAGCTGGCCGAGCGGCTGCGGGAGGCCGAGTTCCTCTGGCGCTCCTCCCAGGCCGACTTCCTGATCCCCGCCCGGCCCCGACCCACCCTCGCCGAGGAACTGGACGACGTCGACCGGATCGACGACGAGGCATATGTGACCGCCGCGCTCGTCGCCACCTGTAGCAGCAGCCGCGTCCCCCTCGCCCGTTCTTCGCCGCTCACCGACGCGACCGCGCGCGAGCGGGCCCTGTACCTGGCCCAGGCCGGCGGCGCGCGACAGGAAGCGTTCGCGGAACGGCTGCTCGCGGACCCCAAGGTGGTGCGGGCCTGGGTGCGCGAGACGCTCGAACAGTGCGCCGAGGCCTTCTTCGACGCCGCCTGGGCCGGCGCCGCCGCACGGCTCGCCACCGACGTGCGCCTGAAGAACGACCTGCTCAAGCGGCAGGGCATCGGCCCCGCACTCGCCTCCGTCTCCGGGGCGATCACTCTGGCCCCCGGCGGCGACCGGATCGTCATCGACAAGCTTCAGGACCGGGCCACCGCCCCCGACGGCTCCGGGGTCACCTTCATCCCCAGCGTCTTCGTCCGCCCCCATCTGGTGGTGGTCCAGGCCCCCGGATGGCAGCCGGTGGTGCAGTACCCCGTGGCGGAACCCAGCCCCTCCGAACCAGTTTCGCTGGAAACCGTCACCGCACGGTTGGACGCGGTCGCCCACCCGCTGCGGCTGCGGCTGCTGCGCACCCTGGCCCGCGGCCCGCACACCACGGGGGAGCTGGCCCACGCCTGGGAACTCACACCGCCCGAGGTGTCCCGCCACCTCGCAGTGCTGCGCCGATCGGGACTGCTCACGGCCAGACGGGACGGTCGGTATGTTCGTTACACCCTCAACGTTCCCGATCTGACGGCGCTGGGCACCGACCTGCTGGCAGCCGTGCTGCGCTGA
- a CDS encoding MFS transporter yields MASTTTFRLSALVRASGGPRYAVALAVDALGTGLLRPFLLLYGVLVLGLSAPATGIAMTLGIVMGLVCMPAVGWWLDRGARSAVVAASMLVRVLGVALLLATPVGNVWLFAAAALLLGVGNQAWPAAHAALVATVAHGRERDTALAGGRALRNAGMGVGALLATVCLAGGPAALRVLAAITGLACLAAAALTWSVRLRVRPVAPPAGGGDEGAAPRMRALLAANVIYAFCLQVPEIALPLILVTRLDASPMWSAAIFVANTVLVVTLQVPVTLLLSRFSRRAVLASGGVVLTVSYLGFLAATSLGPGWGPPAVALVSVVCTLGEIVYAGTATALVTVLAPARVLGRTLARFELSTGFGLAVSPMVFTALAPHGSVALWGGLAGATLLSAGAVAVEKDAERDGGAREGGAPERC; encoded by the coding sequence ATGGCGTCCACCACCACGTTCAGGCTCAGCGCGCTCGTCCGCGCCTCCGGGGGGCCGCGCTATGCCGTCGCGCTGGCCGTCGACGCGCTCGGCACGGGCCTGCTGCGGCCGTTTCTGCTGCTCTACGGCGTGCTGGTGCTGGGGCTTTCGGCGCCGGCCACCGGCATCGCCATGACGCTCGGCATCGTCATGGGTCTGGTGTGCATGCCGGCGGTGGGCTGGTGGTTGGACCGGGGCGCGCGCAGCGCGGTGGTGGCGGCGTCGATGCTGGTGCGGGTGCTGGGGGTGGCGCTGCTGCTGGCCACGCCGGTGGGGAACGTCTGGCTGTTCGCGGCGGCGGCGCTGCTGCTCGGCGTCGGCAACCAGGCGTGGCCGGCCGCCCATGCGGCTCTGGTGGCCACGGTCGCGCATGGCAGGGAACGTGACACCGCGCTGGCCGGGGGCCGTGCGCTGCGCAACGCCGGCATGGGGGTGGGCGCGCTGCTCGCGACCGTGTGTCTGGCGGGCGGCCCCGCCGCGCTGCGGGTGTTGGCGGCTATCACCGGGCTCGCGTGTCTGGCCGCCGCGGCTCTGACGTGGTCGGTGCGGCTGCGGGTGCGGCCGGTCGCTCCGCCGGCCGGGGGTGGGGATGAGGGGGCGGCGCCCCGGATGCGCGCGCTGTTGGCCGCCAACGTGATCTACGCCTTCTGCCTCCAGGTGCCCGAGATCGCGCTGCCGCTGATCTTGGTCACGAGGTTGGACGCGTCCCCGATGTGGTCGGCGGCGATCTTCGTGGCCAACACGGTGCTGGTGGTGACCCTCCAGGTGCCGGTCACCCTGCTGTTGTCCCGTTTCTCCCGGCGGGCGGTGTTGGCCTCGGGTGGTGTGGTGCTCACCGTGTCCTACCTGGGCTTTCTCGCGGCGACCTCGTTGGGTCCCGGCTGGGGGCCGCCGGCCGTCGCCCTGGTCTCGGTGGTCTGCACGCTCGGGGAGATCGTCTACGCGGGCACCGCCACGGCGTTGGTCACGGTCCTTGCCCCGGCGCGGGTGTTGGGGCGTACGCTCGCGCGGTTCGAGCTGTCGACGGGCTTCGGTCTCGCGGTGTCGCCGATGGTCTTCACCGCGTTGGCCCCTCATGGCTCGGTCGCGCTCTGGGGTGGTCTGGCCGGTGCGACGCTTCTCTCGGCCGGCGCGGTCGCCGTCGAGAAGGATGCCGAGAGGGACGGGGGTGCGCGCGAAGGCGGGGCTCCCGAGCGGTGTTGA
- a CDS encoding aspartate/glutamate racemase family protein, with translation MIGFLHTAAVHQASFQGLLDELAPGTPAEHLISERHLERAREHGLDEVTRAEVRRDLDQLAENGAEVIVCTCSSIAGLAEEYGAQAGGPLPVPVLRVDRPMAEAAVRAGRRIAIIATSASSIDPTSQLLDACARAAGREVELVPAPCLSAWELFTAGDTDGYAREVATHARRLATDVDVLVLAQASMAPAKDLLTDLPTPVLSTPRLGVEGALRHRAA, from the coding sequence ATGATCGGGTTTCTGCATACCGCGGCCGTGCACCAAGCCTCGTTCCAGGGTCTGCTCGACGAGCTGGCACCGGGGACACCCGCCGAGCATCTGATCTCCGAACGGCACCTGGAGCGCGCCCGGGAACACGGCCTCGACGAGGTGACCCGCGCCGAGGTGCGCCGCGATCTGGACCAACTCGCCGAGAACGGCGCCGAGGTGATCGTCTGCACCTGCTCCAGCATCGCCGGCCTCGCCGAGGAGTACGGCGCCCAGGCCGGCGGCCCGCTGCCCGTGCCGGTCCTCCGTGTGGACCGGCCGATGGCCGAGGCCGCCGTCCGCGCCGGCCGCCGGATCGCGATCATCGCCACCAGCGCCTCCAGCATCGACCCCACCAGCCAACTGCTCGACGCGTGCGCCCGAGCCGCCGGCCGCGAGGTCGAACTGGTGCCCGCGCCCTGCCTCAGCGCCTGGGAGCTGTTCACGGCCGGCGACACCGACGGCTACGCCCGCGAAGTGGCCACCCACGCCCGTCGACTGGCGACGGACGTCGACGTGCTGGTGCTGGCCCAGGCGTCCATGGCCCCGGCCAAGGACCTGCTGACCGACCTCCCAACCCCCGTCCTCAGCACCCCGAGGCTCGGCGTCGAGGGCGCACTGCGACACCGCGCCGCCTGA
- a CDS encoding ester cyclase translates to MTQTPANEAQALFQRWIDEVWNGYPEAARALVTEDFVGHWPDYEVRGPDELVAAIAETHDIADSAHFEIEVGPFAAGDLVAGRWRGRLDTPGGEARFVGNDILRIRDGRFAEYWNAATQLD, encoded by the coding sequence ATGACGCAAACCCCGGCAAACGAAGCTCAGGCGCTCTTCCAACGGTGGATCGACGAGGTGTGGAACGGGTATCCCGAGGCCGCGCGGGCGCTGGTGACCGAGGACTTCGTGGGGCACTGGCCGGACTACGAGGTCAGGGGTCCGGACGAGCTGGTCGCGGCGATCGCGGAGACCCATGACATCGCCGACTCGGCGCACTTCGAGATCGAGGTCGGCCCGTTCGCCGCCGGTGATCTGGTGGCGGGCCGCTGGCGGGGGCGGCTGGACACCCCCGGCGGTGAGGCGCGCTTTGTCGGCAACGACATTCTTCGCATCCGCGACGGCCGCTTCGCCGAGTACTGGAACGCGGCCACCCAACTCGACTGA
- a CDS encoding GNAT family N-acetyltransferase: MSSALSLKKVTPENVKAACALRIRPEQEKVVAPVVMSLAEAYASPETAWPRVVFDGAELVGFVMGGFEPDCPVDAFRCGIWRLNIAAGHQGKGYGRFAVEAVCAEARRRGQRRVTVMWLPHEHGPEEFYLRLGFRPTGETMGGQVIGELWLS; encoded by the coding sequence ATGTCCTCAGCACTGTCCCTGAAGAAGGTCACCCCGGAGAACGTCAAGGCCGCCTGTGCCCTGCGGATACGCCCGGAGCAGGAGAAGGTGGTGGCCCCGGTCGTCATGTCGCTGGCCGAGGCGTACGCGTCGCCCGAGACCGCCTGGCCCCGGGTGGTCTTCGACGGTGCGGAGCTGGTGGGCTTCGTCATGGGCGGATTCGAGCCGGACTGCCCGGTGGACGCGTTCCGGTGCGGCATCTGGCGGCTCAACATAGCCGCGGGGCATCAGGGCAAGGGCTATGGCCGGTTCGCGGTCGAGGCGGTCTGTGCGGAGGCCCGCCGCCGGGGGCAGCGGCGGGTGACGGTCATGTGGCTGCCGCACGAGCACGGCCCCGAGGAGTTCTATCTCCGCCTCGGTTTCCGGCCGACGGGGGAGACGATGGGCGGGCAGGTGATCGGCGAGCTGTGGTTGTCGTAG
- a CDS encoding aminoglycoside phosphotransferase family protein → MAVTEPPTPTTPEIDEGLVRRLLADQYPSVAELPLRRLTPGGSDHVIHRLGDTMSVRLPRGDWAAGQAEKESLWLPLLAPRLPLAIPEPLFVGRPDHGYPWRWSVTRWLDGAQATPAALVDPARTARRLAEFLTALHRLPPAETLAPGHAGQDLADVGLPERDEATRADIEALKDTFPAEALTDLWEAALRAPAWDHPPMWFHGDFHVGNLLTRDGDISAVIDFGGLGQGDPACDLVIAWTLLTPEARPLFRETLGIDDATWTRGRAWALTTGLNAHRGYAATRPDVALATAHQITEALRG, encoded by the coding sequence TTGGCCGTCACAGAACCCCCCACCCCCACCACGCCGGAGATCGACGAGGGACTCGTCAGGCGACTGCTGGCCGACCAGTATCCGAGCGTGGCCGAACTGCCGCTGCGGCGCTTGACCCCGGGCGGATCCGACCATGTCATCCACCGCCTGGGCGACACCATGTCCGTGCGGCTCCCCAGGGGCGACTGGGCCGCCGGGCAGGCGGAGAAGGAGAGCCTCTGGCTGCCGCTGCTCGCCCCCCGGCTGCCGCTCGCCATCCCCGAACCGCTCTTCGTCGGCCGCCCCGACCACGGCTACCCGTGGCGCTGGTCCGTCACCCGCTGGCTGGACGGCGCGCAGGCCACTCCCGCCGCCCTCGTCGACCCGGCCCGGACCGCGCGGCGGCTGGCCGAGTTCCTCACGGCGCTGCACCGACTGCCGCCCGCCGAGACCCTGGCCCCCGGGCACGCCGGGCAGGACCTGGCCGACGTCGGCCTCCCGGAGCGCGACGAGGCGACCCGCGCCGACATCGAGGCGCTGAAGGACACGTTCCCGGCCGAAGCGCTCACCGACCTGTGGGAGGCCGCGCTGCGCGCACCGGCCTGGGACCACCCACCCATGTGGTTCCACGGCGACTTCCACGTCGGCAACCTGCTCACCCGCGACGGCGACATCAGCGCCGTGATCGACTTCGGCGGCCTGGGGCAGGGCGACCCGGCCTGCGACCTGGTGATCGCCTGGACGCTGCTCACCCCCGAGGCCAGGCCCCTCTTCCGCGAGACCCTCGGCATCGACGACGCCACCTGGACCAGGGGCCGCGCCTGGGCCCTGACCACCGGCCTCAACGCCCACCGCGGCTACGCCGCCACCCGCCCCGACGTGGCCCTGGCCACCGCCCACCAGATCACCGAGGCCCTGCGCGGCTGA
- a CDS encoding aminoglycoside phosphotransferase family protein, with protein sequence MHDDEPDIDASLVSRLIAVTFPRWDGLPVVPVPSSGTDNAMFRLGKALVVRLPRTAWAAGTVETEDRWPTVLASHLPVSIPVPLEVGEPAEGYPWRWSVHRWLPGVNPVAGEVVAPLHLAEDLGEFVNALRAVDAREGPRAGRGVPLAHRDGPTRDALAQLAALDREDEPLDLEAITRIWDEALTLPPYEGRDHWLHGDLSPGNVLVGPDGRLNAVIDFGVVGIGDPSVEQMVAWNLLPAEARPTFRSLLGSDEVTWARGRAWALSISLIQLPYYRLTNPLLAANSRHVIHEILADAALGA encoded by the coding sequence ATGCACGACGATGAGCCCGATATCGATGCGTCGCTGGTCAGCCGGCTGATCGCCGTCACGTTCCCCCGGTGGGACGGGCTCCCCGTCGTGCCCGTGCCGTCCTCCGGCACGGACAACGCGATGTTCCGGCTGGGCAAGGCGCTGGTGGTGCGGTTGCCCCGCACCGCCTGGGCCGCGGGCACCGTGGAGACCGAGGACCGCTGGCCGACGGTGCTGGCCAGCCATCTGCCGGTGTCGATCCCCGTCCCGCTGGAGGTGGGCGAGCCGGCGGAGGGCTATCCCTGGCGTTGGTCGGTGCACCGCTGGCTGCCGGGCGTCAATCCGGTGGCGGGCGAGGTCGTCGCCCCGCTGCATCTCGCCGAGGATCTGGGCGAGTTCGTCAACGCGCTGCGCGCCGTCGACGCCCGGGAGGGCCCTCGCGCCGGTCGTGGGGTGCCGCTGGCCCACCGGGACGGGCCGACCAGGGACGCGCTGGCCCAACTCGCCGCGCTGGACCGGGAGGACGAGCCGCTGGACCTCGAAGCCATCACGCGGATCTGGGACGAGGCCCTGACGCTGCCCCCGTACGAGGGCCGGGACCACTGGCTGCACGGGGACCTCTCGCCCGGCAATGTGCTCGTCGGCCCCGACGGACGGCTGAACGCGGTGATCGACTTCGGTGTGGTCGGCATCGGTGACCCCAGCGTGGAACAGATGGTCGCGTGGAACCTGTTGCCCGCCGAGGCCCGCCCGACGTTCCGTTCGCTGCTGGGCTCCGACGAGGTGACCTGGGCGCGGGGCCGGGCGTGGGCGCTGTCCATCTCGCTGATCCAGCTCCCCTACTACCGGCTCACCAACCCGCTCCTCGCGGCCAACTCCCGCCATGTGATCCACGAGATCCTCGCCGACGCCGCCCTCGGGGCGTGA
- a CDS encoding quinone oxidoreductase family protein: MKAIGVYDFGGPDVLRVLDLPEPVAGPGEVRIRVRAAAVNPTDVLLRTGGHAVRMADRPGPFVPGMDAAGVIDQVGPGVGDRLAVGQRVAAMVLFTSEHGGAYAEQVVVPAASVVPAPAGVDFPAASTLLMNAMTARLALDAVAVPAGGTVAVTGAAGAVGGYAVELAKADGLTVIADAAPQDVERVRGFGADHVVERGADVAARIRKVAPEGVPGLVDGSTQTTEVVPAVADGGTVAELRGWAGPAERGVRIHPLMVTDGITDTRGLDALCRQVEAGTLSLHVAEVLPAEEAAEAHRRLEAGGLRGRLVLDFS; this comes from the coding sequence ATGAAGGCTATTGGTGTGTATGACTTCGGCGGTCCCGACGTGCTGCGTGTGCTCGATCTGCCGGAGCCGGTCGCGGGGCCGGGGGAGGTGCGGATTCGGGTGCGTGCGGCGGCGGTGAATCCGACGGATGTGCTGCTAAGGACCGGCGGGCACGCCGTGCGGATGGCGGACCGGCCGGGTCCGTTCGTGCCGGGGATGGACGCCGCGGGGGTGATCGACCAGGTGGGGCCCGGGGTCGGCGATCGGCTCGCCGTGGGGCAACGGGTCGCGGCCATGGTGCTGTTCACCAGCGAGCATGGCGGGGCCTATGCCGAGCAGGTCGTGGTGCCCGCCGCTTCGGTGGTGCCGGCGCCCGCCGGGGTGGACTTCCCGGCCGCGTCCACGCTGCTGATGAACGCGATGACCGCGCGGCTCGCGCTGGACGCGGTGGCGGTGCCGGCCGGGGGAACCGTCGCCGTGACCGGTGCGGCCGGTGCCGTCGGAGGGTACGCGGTCGAGTTGGCCAAGGCCGACGGGCTGACCGTCATCGCTGACGCCGCGCCCCAGGACGTCGAACGCGTTCGGGGGTTCGGCGCCGACCATGTCGTCGAGCGCGGTGCCGATGTCGCCGCCCGGATCAGGAAGGTGGCGCCCGAGGGGGTGCCGGGGCTGGTGGACGGTTCGACGCAGACGACCGAGGTGGTGCCGGCCGTCGCCGACGGTGGGACGGTGGCCGAGCTGCGGGGCTGGGCGGGTCCGGCCGAACGCGGCGTCCGGATACACCCGTTGATGGTGACGGACGGCATCACGGACACCCGTGGTCTGGACGCGCTGTGCCGTCAGGTCGAGGCCGGAACCCTCTCCCTGCACGTGGCCGAGGTGCTGCCCGCGGAGGAGGCGGCCGAGGCCCACCGCAGGCTGGAGGCCGGCGGGTTGCGCGGCCGGCTGGTGCTGGACTTCTCCTGA